DNA from Corallococcus soli:
CGGTGAAGCCGACCCCGACGACGGCGAGGAGGAAGAACGCGGGTTCTTTGCCCAGGGCGGGCATCAGGTATTCGCGCCAGGAGAAGCCCGGGTAGTGACGCTGGTGTTCGGACGCCCAGACGAAGCACCACTGCCACCATGCGCGCCAGGAGCCCGTCACCGTGAGGTACGTGGCCACACCCGTCAGCGTGGTGGCGAGCCCGAGGAAGAAGGCGCCGGGCGCGGCGATGAGCGCGGGCGTGCGGCCCCGGCGAAGGAAGAGGTCCACGAGGAGGACCGCGCCCACCAGCCCGCCGAAGAAGAGCGCCTTTTGCGAACCCCATCCGGAGGCGGCGAGCAGCAGGCCCGCCAGGAAGGAACTGGAGCGGGAGCCGGGCTGCATGGCCAGCGCGGCGAGCGCGCCCAGGAAGAGCGCGGCGGTGAGCGCATCCGGGCGCACCTCCGTGGCGAAGTGCAGGAAGGTGGGCGACAGCAGAAGCAGCACCGGGGCCAGGAGCGCGGCGGTGCGTCCCTCGCGGCGGTTGAGGAGGAACACCGATGCGCAGGCCCCCGCGAGCGGCACGAGCATCGCGGCGCGCAAGACGAGCACGTTGCGCGGATCATCCCCCAGCAGCACGAACAGCGGCGCCAGCAGCTGGTACACGAGGGGAAAGTGCACCTCGAAGAAGTCGCGGTACGGCACCTGACCGTGGGCCATGAGCCACGCGGCATGGGCGTACTGGAACTCGTCGATGCTGAATGCCTTGTGCAGCGCGAGGCGCGCCGCCTGGAGCAACAGCGCGACCAGGAGGACGCCGAGCCCCCACCGCACGTACCGGGACCCCTTCATCGGCACCGACATATCGCGAAGTCCGTCGGACTTCAGCGCCCCGTCCGACGCCGAGCGCGTGCCCGCGCGGCCTCCAGCGCGGAGTCCACACCGGCGGGCGGCTTCGGCGGCTCGGGCGCTGGCGGCTGGGGCGACTCCTCCGGGGCCTGGGGCTTCGTCCCTGAAGACGCCGTCGCGGAGGGATCCATGCGCGGTGCGGACGCGGACCCGCGCGCGATGGACTCCTTCACGGGCCGGGCGCGGGCCGCTCGCACGCGGGGCGCGGAGAGGAAGCGGCGCACGGCCACCTCCGACAACATCACCGCCAGCGCGAACGCCACCAGCCATGGCGCCAGCGCCACGCGCCCTTCGGACTCAGGCGCCTCCGCGAACAGGCCCGTCATCGACAGGCGCTCCTGCCCTCCGCCCACCGCCGCCAGCGCGCGCAGGAGCTTCAGTCCCTCCTTCGCGCTGCCCGGCTCGAACTCCGGCGCGTAGGGCAGCGCCACCGGTGGCGCCCTCAACACGCGCCCGCCCCACTTCACCACCGGGTGCCAGGTGCCGCTGCCGGACAGCGGGTACTCGGCCACCAGCCGGTCCTCGTCCTCCCAGTGCAGCGGCTTCTCCACCCCGGGGCGCCCGTCGCCCGACAGCAGCACCGCCGTGGGCAGGGCGCCCGGCATCGGCTCTCCCGGCGGCAGGTCCAGCGTCACGCGCAAGAGGTTGCCCCGGCGCTCCGAGCGCACCACCGCCTCCTCCTTCGGCGCGGCGCTGCCCATCGACCAGCGCACCACCGCCTCCAGCGTCGCTCGCAGCGCGCCCCACTCGCGCAGCTCGCCCGTGTACTTGCCGTCCACCTCCGCCGTGAGGGCCACCACGCGCCCCGCGCCATGCGGCCACAGCGCCAGCACCGGCGCGGCGTTGGTGTCCAGCGTGCGCAGCGCCACGTTCGCGCGGGGCTTCAGGTACGTGAGGTTGTAGCCGCCCACCTGCGGCAGGCCCTGCGTGGGCAGCGGCCCCAGCAGGGGCAGGTCCGGCGCGGCCTCCAGCGACGCGGGCTCGTCCACGAAGGTGGCCCTCGCCACCGCGAGCGTCTCCTGGCTGAAGATGCGCGGCAGGCTCATCGCGTCCTCGGCGAAGTAGATGCGGCCTCCGCCTCGCCGGGCCACGTCGCGCAGCAGCTCCGCGTCCGAGTCCTTCGGGGTGCCCAGGCCGATGACGGACACCGTCACGTTCGCCTGGCGCAGCGCGGACAGGGTCGCCTGGTAGTCGTCCGGCTCCTCGGAGTCCGCCGCGTCGGAGAACAGCACCACGTGCCGCGTGGGCTTGTCACTGCGGAGGATCTCCTTGCGCGCCGTGCGCAGCGCCACGCCCACGTAGATGCCGCCACCGCCGCTGAAGCCGCTCGCCACCTTGCTCAGGGGCAGGCCGTCGCTCACCGGGCTCAGCGGGAAGACCTCGTGCGACTCCGTGTCCACCATGTGGATGGAGGCTTCGTCGCTCCCGTTGAGGAGCGTGAGCGCCGCCGTGACGCCCTCCGCGGCCAGCTCCATCTTCGTGCGGCCGTCCGGCACCTGCACGCCCATGGAGCAGCTGGAGTCCATCAGCACGCTCATCGCCACGGACGCGCGCCGCTGCTCCTCGCGCATCTCCAGCGACACGGGCAGCAGCGGCTCCACGGGCGAGCGCCGGTAGCCGCCCTCCCCGAAGCTCGTGCGTCCGCCCGTCATCACCAGCCCGCCTCCGGCCTGGTCCACGTAGTCCGCCAGCGCGTTCAGCCCCGTCTCGCCCAGCGAGTTCGCGTCCACGTTCTCCAGCACCACCACGCCCACCCCATCGAGCGCATCCAGCGAGACGTGGAAGGGGGCGCGGACGTCCACCTGCATGCCCGTCGCCCCCAGCGCCTTCGCCAGGGTGCCCGAGGGCTGTTGGGTGAGCAGCAGCACGCGCGGAGGGCCCTCCACGCGCAGCACGCCCACGCCCACGTCGTTCTCCGGGACGCCGTCGCCCGCCGCCTCCACCGTGAGCCGGTAGCGCACGAGGCCCGGCGCCTCCAGCAGGTCGCGCAGGGGCAGCAGGTTCGGGCCGGGCTTGAAGTCGAAGGGCCCCTTCACCAGCACGCGCCCGTCGCGCTCCAGCCGCACGGTGCCGGTGACGGCGGAGGTGGCCTGCACGACGGCGGAGAACTGGAAGGGCTCGCGCACGGAGACGGTGGCGGGCACGTCCAGCGACACGACGGCCACGTCCAGCGCGGGCTCCGGACGGGCCACCTGCCGGTAGTCCACCGCGATGCCTCGCGCCGCGAGACGCCGGGTCGCGCCCCGCGCATCCGCGCCCGTGGCCCGACCGTCGGAGACGACCAGCACCCGGCCCGTGCGCTCGGGAGGAATCAGCGCGCCCGCCGCGTCCAGCGCGGCGGCGAGGTCCGACGCCTCCGCGTCCACCGGCCGCGTGAAGCCGGCGAAGTGGCCCACGTCCGACAGCGGGGACTCCACCCGGGCTTCGCGGCCGAAGGTGACGACGCCCACCCGGTCACCGGGCCGGCGCTGTGACTCCACCAGGGACACCAGCTCCTGCGCCACCCGATCCACGTCCAGGGGCATGGAGCGGGAGCGGTCCACCACCACGGCCACGTCGCTGCCCGCGTTGGCGAGTCGCAACTCAGGCCCCGCCAGCGCGCCCACGCCGAGCACCAGCAACACCCACCGCAACACCATGGGCGGGCCGGGCCTCCGGCCGTAGCGCCACAGGAACAGCCCCAGGGGCAGCAGCAGCAGCCACGCCTGCGGGAGGGTGAACGTCATGCCGCGCTCCGCGCCAACGGGAAGCCAGCGCCCAGGCCAGGGCTCCGGGGAAGGAGTCCCGGCAACGGCGGCGCTGCGCGTGGAGGCGTGCCGGTCATACCTTCCTCGTGACGTAGAAGTCGGCCAGCAGCGCGGCCAGCAGCACCACCAGCGGCCAGCGGGCGCGCTCCTGCGCACCGCCCTCCGCCGCGTCCTCGCCCGCCTCCTTCGCCGGCACCTCCGCGCTGTCCCGGCCGCGCAGGTCCGACTCGCGCGCATCCAGCGACAGCACCTCCAGCGAGTCCACTTCAGTGCCGTCCCGCTCCAGCACATGGCGGCCGGGGCGCGTGGGCGCGGGCAGGCTCAGCGCTCCCGCGCCGAACACCGGCTTGCGCCCGGACGGCCCCACCAACGCGTAGCGCGCACCGGCCTCCGTCACCACGGGCAGCGCTTCGCCCAGGTTGAGCTGGTGCCGGGGAAAGCCCTCGCGCAGCCGTCGCGCCTCGCGCACCACGTTGCCCAGCAGCACCGGCCACGCCGTCGTGCGCTGGAGGTTGGAGCGCGCCAGGTCCACGTTGAGGTGCAGCCGCCCGCCCTCCTCTTGCGACACCAGCACCGCCTCGCCCGCGGTCACCAGCGGTCGCCCCGGCGGGTCCGTACCCGCCGTCCACCGCACCCCGGCGAGCTGCACGTCGTCCATCAACGTGCTGCCCTTCTCCGTGAAGAACGGCCCCACGAACGTGCGCAGCGGCCCCTCCGCGCCCAGCGTCACCCGCGCCTGCGTGCGCGAAGGTCCCACCGACAGCACCGGGGCACCGGGGACCGGCGTGCCATGCTCCACCTCCGGAGACACCGCCAGGAAGCGCTCCAGCGCCTGCCTCGACGCGGGCGACAGTCCCTCGGTGAGGCCCACCGACACCGGCATCACGGGCGACGGCGACAGGCGCACGCGTCCGTCCTCGGGCAGCGCGTCGTCCGGGAGGAACACCTCCACGTCACCGGCCTCGCGGAAGGTGAGGCGCACCGTCGCGGCGCCCTCCTCCGGCAGCGCGATGCGCTCGGTGCGCTCGGTGCCTTCACGCGCGCCCGGCCCTGGCGCCGCGCGCACCCGCGCCTCCACCTCCGAGGGCCCCGGGCCAAAGCGCGCCACCCGCAGCGTCACCGACGCCCGGCCCCCTTCGTCGCGCCGCTGCGCGGACACCAGCGCCACGTTGCCCACGGGGCGCCCCAGCGCCGTCCAGCGCACCGAGGGAGGAACGACCGTGTCCTGCGACGGCGGCGCGTCGGTGAAGAAGTGCACGCGCTTGCCCGGCCCGGACAGCTCCTGCGCCCACAGGAGCGTGGGCACGACGTCATGGTCCGGCCCGCGGGCCTCGAAGGACTCCAGCGCGCCCAGGGCTCGCGACGCTTCAACCTCCGGCCCGGCCACCACGTGGGGTGACGCACCGCTCGCCAGCACCGTCACGTGCGTGGCGCCCTCCGCCTCCACGCGCTTCGCCGCCTCCACGCGCACGCGCTCCAGTACCGTCTTCCCATCCGGGGACCGCGCGGACATGGACAGGCTGCCGTCCACCACCACCACCAGATGACGGCGGCGGGTCGCCTCGCCCCAGCGCACGTCCGCCAGGTACAGCGCGGCGGCCAGCACCGCGAGGACCTCCAGCAACAGCGAGGCTTCGCGCGTGAAGCGCTCCCACCGGGGGCCGCCCTCCGCGCGAGGACGCGGCGTGCGCCAAAGGAACAGCGCGCTCACCTCCACCGGCTTCTGCCGGCGGCGCAGGAAGTACGCCGCCACCAGCGGCACCAGCGCGCCCAGCGCCAGCAGGCCCCACGGAAGCCCGAAGCTCACGCCCCGCCTCCCGCGACGAACCGCGCGCCGCTTCCCGAGCGAACCCCACCCAAGCTCACGCCCCGCCTCCCGCGACGAACAACGCGCGCAGCGGTCCCGCCACCTGGGCCCGCAGGCCGTCCGCGGTGCTCACCGTGAGCAGCGTTCCCCGCGCCCGCGTCGCGGCGCTCCGCAGCGCACGCTGGTGCTCGCCGAAGCGGCGGGCGTAGGCGGCCAGCACCCCGTCCGTCAGCAGCTCCTCCAGCGCCGCGCCACTCTCCGCGTCCACCAGCCGGGCCCCCTCGCCGCCCGTGGGGTCCAGGTCCTCCACGTCCAGCACCTGCACCAGGAACAGCGCCGACGCGCCCCGCGACAGCCGGGCGCACAGCGCCTCCAGGTCCGCCTCGAAGAGGAAGTCGCTCACCACCACCCGCACGCCGCAGGGCCGCAGCGGCGGCAGCCGCCCCAGCGCCGCCGCCAGGTCGTCCCGCGCCTCGAACTCCGCGCCCCGCAGCGCCGCGCGACACGCCGGCCCCTGCACCCGCTCCGACCTCGCCCCGCCCCACAGGAGCGTCGGCGACAGCCCCTGCCGAGCGCCCACCTCCACCGTGAGCAGCGCCACCTCGCGCGCCCCGGCCGCCTTGCGCGGTGACAGCCCCATGCTCCTCGAGCCGTCCAGCAGCACCTCCACGCGCGGCGACACCTCGTCCTGGCGCACGCGCAACACCAGGTCCCCCGTGCGCGCCACCGCGTTCCAGTCCAGCTGCCGCAGGTCGTCCCCTGGCTGGTACATGCGGAAGTCGTGCAGCTCCATCGCGCTGCCCGCGGACGTGGCGCGCACCTCGCCCACCCGTCCCCGCTGCGGCACGCGCGGCAGCGCCAGGGTCAGCCCCGGCACCAGCCGCGCCACCTCCGCTTCGTCCAGCCGCGGGCTCACGGCGCGTGGGCCTCACGCTCGCGCCTCGCGAGCACCCGGTCCGCCGCGAACGCGCACAGCAGCGCCACCAGCGCCACGCACAGCAGCAGCTCCGGCGGCATCCGCAGGCCCGACGGGTCCGTCCATTCACGGCGGTCGAAGTTCAGCGTCCCCAACACGGGGTTGAGCAGGTTGAGCAGGGGGTCGTCCCCGTCCAGCCCCAGGAACACCGCCAGCAGCGGCGGCACCCCGGCCCCCAGCGCGCCCACCGCGACGAAGATCAGCCGCACCGCCGCGGGCGACGCGAACCGGCTCGACCGGGGCATCCGCCCCACCAGCAGCGCCACCGACAGGTAGATGACGCCGTAGAGGGCCAGCGCCACGAGCGCCATCCCCGTGCGCATCACGCTCGTCGAAGGGTCCGACGCCCACAGCAGCGCCGCGCATCCGGCCATCCAGCCCACCAGCAGCAGCACGCTCAGCCGGAAGCCGCGCAGGGCGCCCGTCCGCAGCAGCGACCAGGGCCGCGTGCCCGCGCGCAACGGCCGTGACTGCCCATCCACGTCCGTCGCCGTGAACAGCCCCGTGAGGATGAGGTGCAGCCCGCCGAGGACGCCCGCGATGCCCGGGATGTCATCCTCCCGGCCCAGCAACCACCACACCGCCGCCACCCCCACGAACGTCAGCACGGTCTGCACCACCAACGCCCGGCGCGGACGGCGCGTGTAGTCCTCCGTCACCAGCGACAGCCGCGCCACCGCCGTCTCGAACAGCAGCCACCCGTCCGTCAGCAGCAGCCACAGCCCCACGCCCACCCCCAGGAAGAAGTCCCGGTCCAGGGAGATCCCCCGGCCCCGTCCCTCCGTCAGCATGAAGATGAAGGCGAGCGCCTGGAAGAACGTCACCAGCAGCGCGCCCACCAGCACGAAGCGCACCAGGGCCCGTCCCATCCGCCCGTCCGCCAGCGTCGCCGCGCACACCGACGCGAGCGTGAGGAACACCAGCCACGCGCCGCCCAGCAGCAACACCATCAGGATGGTGGGCAGGTCGATGCCGTTGAGGAAGTAGCTGAACAGCAGGAACGGCCCCACCGCCGACGC
Protein-coding regions in this window:
- a CDS encoding ABC transporter permease, whose amino-acid sequence is MSTQASPASGASDATVAPAVKASDRWEKWGDRLNPLVVKEVRQGLRTRTFWVSFGLLLLACLTLSLIAYVNTQGTSYSREGRTYFFSFFVCLGLVHFGVIPFNAYRSLAREREDETWSLLLLTGLGPRRILGGKVASFLVQAALYASAVGPFLLFSYFLNGIDLPTILMVLLLGGAWLVFLTLASVCAATLADGRMGRALVRFVLVGALLVTFFQALAFIFMLTEGRGRGISLDRDFFLGVGVGLWLLLTDGWLLFETAVARLSLVTEDYTRRPRRALVVQTVLTFVGVAAVWWLLGREDDIPGIAGVLGGLHLILTGLFTATDVDGQSRPLRAGTRPWSLLRTGALRGFRLSVLLLVGWMAGCAALLWASDPSTSVMRTGMALVALALYGVIYLSVALLVGRMPRSSRFASPAAVRLIFVAVGALGAGVPPLLAVFLGLDGDDPLLNLLNPVLGTLNFDRREWTDPSGLRMPPELLLCVALVALLCAFAADRVLARREREAHAP
- a CDS encoding DUF58 domain-containing protein, with the protein product MSPRLDEAEVARLVPGLTLALPRVPQRGRVGEVRATSAGSAMELHDFRMYQPGDDLRQLDWNAVARTGDLVLRVRQDEVSPRVEVLLDGSRSMGLSPRKAAGAREVALLTVEVGARQGLSPTLLWGGARSERVQGPACRAALRGAEFEARDDLAAALGRLPPLRPCGVRVVVSDFLFEADLEALCARLSRGASALFLVQVLDVEDLDPTGGEGARLVDAESGAALEELLTDGVLAAYARRFGEHQRALRSAATRARGTLLTVSTADGLRAQVAGPLRALFVAGGGA
- a CDS encoding vWA domain-containing protein, whose product is MSFGLPWGLLALGALVPLVAAYFLRRRQKPVEVSALFLWRTPRPRAEGGPRWERFTREASLLLEVLAVLAAALYLADVRWGEATRRRHLVVVVDGSLSMSARSPDGKTVLERVRVEAAKRVEAEGATHVTVLASGASPHVVAGPEVEASRALGALESFEARGPDHDVVPTLLWAQELSGPGKRVHFFTDAPPSQDTVVPPSVRWTALGRPVGNVALVSAQRRDEGGRASVTLRVARFGPGPSEVEARVRAAPGPGAREGTERTERIALPEEGAATVRLTFREAGDVEVFLPDDALPEDGRVRLSPSPVMPVSVGLTEGLSPASRQALERFLAVSPEVEHGTPVPGAPVLSVGPSRTQARVTLGAEGPLRTFVGPFFTEKGSTLMDDVQLAGVRWTAGTDPPGRPLVTAGEAVLVSQEEGGRLHLNVDLARSNLQRTTAWPVLLGNVVREARRLREGFPRHQLNLGEALPVVTEAGARYALVGPSGRKPVFGAGALSLPAPTRPGRHVLERDGTEVDSLEVLSLDARESDLRGRDSAEVPAKEAGEDAAEGGAQERARWPLVVLLAALLADFYVTRKV
- a CDS encoding VWA domain-containing protein; the encoded protein is MTFTLPQAWLLLLPLGLFLWRYGRRPGPPMVLRWVLLVLGVGALAGPELRLANAGSDVAVVVDRSRSMPLDVDRVAQELVSLVESQRRPGDRVGVVTFGREARVESPLSDVGHFAGFTRPVDAEASDLAAALDAAGALIPPERTGRVLVVSDGRATGADARGATRRLAARGIAVDYRQVARPEPALDVAVVSLDVPATVSVREPFQFSAVVQATSAVTGTVRLERDGRVLVKGPFDFKPGPNLLPLRDLLEAPGLVRYRLTVEAAGDGVPENDVGVGVLRVEGPPRVLLLTQQPSGTLAKALGATGMQVDVRAPFHVSLDALDGVGVVVLENVDANSLGETGLNALADYVDQAGGGLVMTGGRTSFGEGGYRRSPVEPLLPVSLEMREEQRRASVAMSVLMDSSCSMGVQVPDGRTKMELAAEGVTAALTLLNGSDEASIHMVDTESHEVFPLSPVSDGLPLSKVASGFSGGGGIYVGVALRTARKEILRSDKPTRHVVLFSDAADSEEPDDYQATLSALRQANVTVSVIGLGTPKDSDAELLRDVARRGGGRIYFAEDAMSLPRIFSQETLAVARATFVDEPASLEAAPDLPLLGPLPTQGLPQVGGYNLTYLKPRANVALRTLDTNAAPVLALWPHGAGRVVALTAEVDGKYTGELREWGALRATLEAVVRWSMGSAAPKEEAVVRSERRGNLLRVTLDLPPGEPMPGALPTAVLLSGDGRPGVEKPLHWEDEDRLVAEYPLSGSGTWHPVVKWGGRVLRAPPVALPYAPEFEPGSAKEGLKLLRALAAVGGGQERLSMTGLFAEAPESEGRVALAPWLVAFALAVMLSEVAVRRFLSAPRVRAARARPVKESIARGSASAPRMDPSATASSGTKPQAPEESPQPPAPEPPKPPAGVDSALEAARARARRRTGR